In Candidatus Nitrosotenuis uzonensis, the sequence AAAATTCTTGAAGAGATAATTACAAGGGTAAAAAGCGGGGCAAAGGTATGGCTGTTCTCAGGAGTTGACGTAAGTGATGAATCCGGAGTTTCAGAAATGTTTGATTCTTTGAAAAACTCCAATGTGAACGTTGATGTGGTTGTAAACAATGCAGGTGTATCAGGGCCTGTCACATGTTTTTCAAACGCTCCACTTGAAGAATTCAAAAGTACCGTTGCAATTCATCTTACCGGAACATTCTGGACGTCAACCCAAGCTCTCAAAGTTATGAAACCTGGAGCCAAAATAGTCACGATTTCAACATTCTTTACAGAAGAAAGGCCATTTGAGCAAAGACCGTACAGGTTTCGCAGTCCATACACAGCATCACAGGGAGCAAAGAACAGGCTTGCCGAGCTAATGTCCTGGGAGCTTACGGATAGAGGAATTGTATCGATTGCTACAAACCCGGGCCCAGTGCATTCTGATCGAATTTACAAAACTGTGTATCCAAAAGCAGCTGCAGAATTTCTACGAACAAGTGGATTTGAAGATCTCTCACCTGCAGAAGTAGATGTTGCAAACAGAGAAATAGTTGGATTGCTCGGCGAGGATGAAAAAACAGTAAAGGAAGGAATAATGAAAGCTGCGACAAGTGTAGCCAAGATAAAAAGCGGCGACGTGGAGAAAATTTCTCAGACATTAGGCAGACTGCTTTCCAAAATACAAGAGATTGCAGAAAAAGTCCAAAAAAATACATCATTTATGATTGCAGACAGGCAATTTCTCTCCCAGATGCAGGTAGCGCAAACGGTTATGACGCTGGCAGATGATGATATTGCAAAAATTCTAAACGGCAAGGTGATTCCAGGGGACAGGGTATTTTATCCGGTAAAACCACAAATTGCCACGGCCGCGCCAGTGGTACAACCAAACTTTGCTTCTCAAGTTTTTGTCTTCGCAGTTGATGCGACCGACAAATCAGATGTCGACAGAGTCTTGTTTTTGGCACAACATGTTGAAAGCAACGGGGCAAAGGCAGTATGCCTTGTTTCTGGCGCAATGCCAAAAGACCAGCAAGAGGCAATAAGCTCAAAATTCCATTCCCACATAGTAAATCTGAAAAACCCCGATGAGATTCAAAGGTGGCTTGGTGCAGCAAAAGGCATAGGCAAGATTGCGGCTGTAATCCACATCACAGGTAAGGTGCCAGAGAACATCAAGATAGTAGACACATCACGCGCGTCATGGGATGCTCTAGTTGACAAATTCATAAATACGCCTGCAACAGTACTGCAGTCCGCCTTTGAGATGTTTGTACCAGGAGGCAGAAAAGATCCACGCCTATACAAGGATGCCTTTGGCACGACTGTCATCATAGGCCCAGACATGCCCACAGGTGCAAAGATATCTGGAGCTGACAGAGCACGTGTGGAAGTATTCAGAGGGGCACTAAGGCCATTTACCACCACAGTAAATCAAGAGTTAAGCGACGTTCTCAAGTCCAAAGTAAGGTCGTTTTTAGTCTTGCCGGGAGGAGTCGACGGTAAGGAATCAGACAACAAAAAGATTGCCCATGCCATAAACTACTTTGTAACAGAGCAGGCAAGAAGCTCGTCTGAGGTAACTTTCTGCGTCGATGAAACGCGCGAATGAAGAAATTCTCAGAGCTCAAAGTAGGAGAAGAGTTCTTTTCCACATGTACATTCTCAAAAAAGGAACTCGAATCGTATCTGGCATTCTCTAGGATAAAGAATACAATTTTTGATGACGATGAATATAACTCTATAATTTCAGGTAGAGCCATAATTGCAAGAATGGAAGGAGAATTTACAAGGCTGAGCCAGATTTACGGCAATATGATTTTGCTGTACGGAATGGATGGAGATACAAACTGGGAAAACCGCAATACGAGATTCCTAAAACCGCTTCACATAGACGAAATTCTGAAGATAAAATTCACAATTTCTGATAAAAAAGAAATCGATGATGAATTTGGAATGATTGCAGTAGACTTTGAAGGCAAGAAGGAAAACGGAGATCTAGTCGTGATATCAAAAAAGAATCTATACCGAATTAAAAAAGAGCCGCCAAGATAGCATCATTCTGGAACAGATGTGGTCTCTAGCTTGCCGTCTTTGACTCTTATATGCAAGTATCTATTATCCTGAAAGACCAATGTTATCCCCCCGTCTTTGTCTGGGTCTTGGACTTCCACTAGTTCTTGCATTCGAATTCCGTCAAATTTTACCATACTACAGAGCAGATAAAGCAGATTATATCTTTTAATCTCACACGTTAAATGCGTCCAAGAACAACTTTATTGCAGCGATAACTATAACACCACAGATAAGCAGCCTTATGCTGTTTTCTTTTAATTCGACTGAGAGTCGTGCACCAAGAAGACCTCCCCCAAATGCGCCGATTGATAAGAGTAACGCATATTCAAAATCAGAATGTCCCAATAGAGTATGAGCTACCAGTCCAGACAATGATGAGAAGATGAGAATTAGCTGAGATGTAGCAGTCGCATTTTTTACTAGCATTCCTAGTCCAATTATCATTAAAGGTACGAACACAATTCCTCCTCCGATACCAAAAAAGCTTGAAAGAATTCCGGCAAAAAAGCTGATGGCAGCAGAAGCAACTGCCATGTATTTTGGGACTGAAGACTTGGGCTCAATCTTTCGTTTTATGAAAAGATAGTAGCACGATGCGATTAGTATTATCCCGAATGTGATCTTAAAGAATGCTGGGGTCACCTGTGCTGAAATCAATGCGCCAATTACAGTTCCCGGAACTGAAAGTAAGCCAAGTCGAAGGCCAATTTTATAGTCTACTCGTTTCTGCTTTGCGTATGATGCACTAGCGGCAATTGAATTACTAAACGCGGCAAACAGACTGCTGCTTGCAGTAATTGTATGTGGAACGCCAAGGAATGTTAGTACAGGCACGACTATTATTCCACCTCCAAGACCAATTATAGAGCCAACCACACCTGCAGCAAAACCAAGTGGGATCAACCATATGATGTCAAACACGATTAACACAACAATAGAATATGTATTGAATCTTGGGGTCAGATGTTATTTTGGAAGAAGTATTGAGAAGGTAGTGGGGTTGCTGGTAACGTTTATTGTTCCTTCATGCTGCTGAATTATGCTTTTGACTGTCGGTAGCCCAAGTCCGGTTCCTCGTGACTTGGTAGTAAAAAGTGGCTCGAAGATTTTTTCTAGAAGGCCATCCGGTATCCCCGGTCCTGAATCCTCTACTTCTATGCAAACCGTGCCGCTCGTTTGGATGAACCGTATCACTACATCGCCAGAATTGTCCATCGCCTGGATGGAGTTCATTATCAAATTTGTAAATACTGCTTCGATTTTTTCTGCATCACAATAAACCAATACATCTTTGTCCGGTACATGCAGCTTGACATCATCTGGGACAACAATCTTTCCTATTGCGGATTTGAGTATTTTACGTAAAGAATACTCATCGCAGTGCAATGGCGATATACGTACAAAGTTAAGAACTTGGTCTAATTGAAAAACCAGTCTGGAGGATGCAGCATCTATTGTGGCAAGAAGATTTTGGAGTTCGACTGGAATACGTGGCGCATGTTTTATTTTTGCAATTTCTACGGTATTTTTAATTATTGCTAACGGATTTCGCATGTCGTGTGCTAGGCGAGCAGACATCTCACCTATCGCAGAGAACCTTTCTGATTTGAAAAGCTCTGACTGAAAACGACTAAGATCAGATATTTTTTTTGTCATCTCATCCAATAACCAATCGCGTTGCTCTCTTATTTCCTCGAATTTGGCAAGTTTTCTTTCAAGTGTGACAAGTGCCCTGCGATTGATACGATTCTGTTCTTCCAAACGCTGCTTTTCAGTCTCCAAGCGTTCTATCTTGTTCAAAAGTTGGCATTTTTCATCTACAGACAGATGTATTGCATATGTTTCCCCCAAAGCCAAATTTCAGACAGCAAAAGAACACTAAGAATGGCTGTTTGTTCAAAATAGACAAACTACGAGTAAATAAAGAGCTGCCAAAGGTAGCCGTCATCGTTCGTGGTAAGTTCCAATTGTATAGTTTTTTGGCCCAATTTGAGCTGCGTTGACCTACTATGGGGTTGAGTGTCAGACTGATGGAACTGCTTTAGTCCATCAATCCAATCATTTAGACTTGACATGCCACCAGGTCTTATGTCTTCCCAGCATTTACACACCACATCATCAATTACTGTATGAAAGACTGTTTTTACCGTATCCAGCTCTGACATTAGCGGATCAGTTTGAATAAGTGCCATGACAACCTGCGGCATTTCACCAGAGCCAACCATATGGATGTTTCCAAGAAATTTTCCCTTGGCATCTTTTAACTCAGTTGACGTGCAGTATTTTACAAGGCTTTGCTGTCGTTCATCTGAGAAAAGTGAACAGTATTTTGCAATAGCCTCCTGGCTTTGTAACCGTACCGGTGAAGACATTGCCACATTTTGTTTTGACAGATCCTCACGTAGCAGTCCGTTAAGAGCATCAAAAGTAAGATTTTGCTCTGATGGGTCTGGCAAATACCAGTAAATCAACAGTATGACTACTGCAATAATTGAGATTGATGTAAAGACAAGTATTCTGTGATTCATTTCTTATTGTCTGCCAGCCCCAATGCACCTATATTGATATGATCTCCAGTTTAGAATTTTCAGTTATGTTAAACTTGTCTACAAACCCAGAAGTAACCTCTAGTACATATTTTGCGTGTTGCTCATTGCCATTGGTAAATGTACATGCCATTGTCTCAAGGGCGGATTTGCATGGTTGAGCATCTTTTTCTATATGAACCACGTTGCCTTCAGCATCAATCCATATCACATCCAATGCAAACTGCATATTTAGCATCCACATGGACCGGACGCCTTCATCCTCAAAGACAAAAAGCATTCCTTGATCATAGGGGAGTTTTTCTTGGAACATCAGGCCTCGCGTTTGAAGCGGCCTTGTGTCTGCAATCTGCACATTAAGTGTCACGCCGTCAATTTTCACAAGGCCACGTGGAAATTCGGTCTGCTCAAGCTTTGCGTCTTTAGGTATCGACATCATACCGATTACGCCAATTATTACTGCCGCTATTCCGATAGGAATGAGAACTTGGGCACGTGTTGCCATGTAAACCAAAGTATTTCTTGGTTTTAAAAACTGTGTAACTAGAACATTGCATCCTTAAAGCTTGTAACCGTGTAATTATGATTTTTTGTCTCAGACGCAATATCCTTTAATGTGGCGCCGTTATACTTTTTTTGCAGGTACTTGCCTGCAAGAATCATTGGGGCCCCTATAGCATTTGATATGCCAGTAGGCTCAGGCACCCAAAATATGATGAAGCCTATTTTCTGCATTTTTCCTCCAGGGTCAGGTGCCTTTCGTAAGGCTTTCAGGGATCTGGCAGAGTCCTTTTTGTCAATATCAGATATCTGCGAGTAAATTGAAGTGCGACGCCTGAGCGAATCTGACATTAACTTTAGTTTGCGCACTCGTTGCTTATACTCATCCATAACCCAGCATTAATTTTGAGATAATTAATTAAGCAAAAAACCAAAAGAACAATCACTGGAAGGTCAAGATCAAATAACAACCAGGGCACCATATCAGACTAGAATATAAACTAGTTATTCATTAACAAACCAATTTGAAAAAAAATGCAGAGATTAGGCTAGAATCAATAAAGGCAGCACACAGGTCAGCCAAGCCAAAGCTTGCAAGAATGGAAGACTATCTTGAGGTAATTGCAGAACTGGTCGAGCTAAAAGGTTATGCTACCACACTGGATGTGTCAAGATACATGAATGTGAGTGCCCCCAGTGTGACAAAGATGCTTCAAAGGCTAGATGAGAATGGTTACCTAAAGTATGAGAAATATCGTGGCATAAACCTGACACAGAAGGGAAGTAATCTTGCAGAGGCAATAAGACAAAAGCATGGAATACTGTTAGAGTTCTTTGAGATACTTGGAATAGAGCATGAAACTGCAAACCAAGACGCAGAGGGAATAGAACATCACCTTAACCCAAAGACAATCAAGCAGTTAAGAAAGTTCATCACATATCTAAAGTCAAACCAGAAAATCCTCGACGGATTTAAGAATCCTTAAGAAATACCTCTATGTCCCCTTTTGTAAATGCGGAACGCATGAGGCGTTTTCCAGCATCCGAGCGCTTGGAGATTTTGATGTTGCCATGTCTTGCTACGCGTGATGTTGTAAGATAGTTTCCTCCAACATAAATATCTGCAACCATGCCGCTGTTTTTCTTGTCCACGTTAAGCAATATCGAGTTGTTACCTTCCTTTAATGAGAACGGTACACTGTAGCTTCCCGATGATGATTCGTCATCACCATTTTTGGGCGCGACATCTATATGCACATGCAGTATTTTTTCAAGATCGTTTATGGTCGAGCCTCCTTTACCTATCATTGATGGGATTGCATCCTTTTTTACCTTGATTTTTACGCTGTTGTCAGATAGAATATAGATTTCAGGGTTAGGATCGAATCTGCGGATTATCTCTCGTATCCTCTCTTCTGCCAGATTTTGTATTCCAGACTGTGCTGGTTGACCAGATACAGGAACTATGACGTTTTCTTCTCCAAATGTATAGATTTCATATTCGAGTTTTCCGGTCTCAAAGTCGCTTATTTCTATTACAGGTCTTGCCATATCTTGCTCAACCATTCCTGATGGGACCTTAACTTTTAGCTCCAGATCATACACTTTTGCGATTGCACCATCTTTGACAAAGACGACCGTATCAATTACGCTAGGAATCATACCTAGCTCAATTTTTCCTATGAATCTCTGGACTGCATCCAATGCAACATTGGCATGGACTACTCCTACCATGCCAACACCTGCCAATCTCAAGTCTGCGAATACGACAAAATCTTCACGCCGCCTTACCTCATCAAA encodes:
- a CDS encoding SDR family oxidoreductase — its product is MLKFQNKVVLVTGSGTGIGQTVAKLFAENGASIVILGRRKEPLEETKKILEEIITRVKSGAKVWLFSGVDVSDESGVSEMFDSLKNSNVNVDVVVNNAGVSGPVTCFSNAPLEEFKSTVAIHLTGTFWTSTQALKVMKPGAKIVTISTFFTEERPFEQRPYRFRSPYTASQGAKNRLAELMSWELTDRGIVSIATNPGPVHSDRIYKTVYPKAAAEFLRTSGFEDLSPAEVDVANREIVGLLGEDEKTVKEGIMKAATSVAKIKSGDVEKISQTLGRLLSKIQEIAEKVQKNTSFMIADRQFLSQMQVAQTVMTLADDDIAKILNGKVIPGDRVFYPVKPQIATAAPVVQPNFASQVFVFAVDATDKSDVDRVLFLAQHVESNGAKAVCLVSGAMPKDQQEAISSKFHSHIVNLKNPDEIQRWLGAAKGIGKIAAVIHITGKVPENIKIVDTSRASWDALVDKFINTPATVLQSAFEMFVPGGRKDPRLYKDAFGTTVIIGPDMPTGAKISGADRARVEVFRGALRPFTTTVNQELSDVLKSKVRSFLVLPGGVDGKESDNKKIAHAINYFVTEQARSSSEVTFCVDETRE
- a CDS encoding sulfite exporter TauE/SafE family protein codes for the protein MFDIIWLIPLGFAAGVVGSIIGLGGGIIVVPVLTFLGVPHTITASSSLFAAFSNSIAASASYAKQKRVDYKIGLRLGLLSVPGTVIGALISAQVTPAFFKITFGIILIASCYYLFIKRKIEPKSSVPKYMAVASAAISFFAGILSSFFGIGGGIVFVPLMIIGLGMLVKNATATSQLILIFSSLSGLVAHTLLGHSDFEYALLLSIGAFGGGLLGARLSVELKENSIRLLICGVIVIAAIKLFLDAFNV
- a CDS encoding sensor histidine kinase — encoded protein: MNKIERLETEKQRLEEQNRINRRALVTLERKLAKFEEIREQRDWLLDEMTKKISDLSRFQSELFKSERFSAIGEMSARLAHDMRNPLAIIKNTVEIAKIKHAPRIPVELQNLLATIDAASSRLVFQLDQVLNFVRISPLHCDEYSLRKILKSAIGKIVVPDDVKLHVPDKDVLVYCDAEKIEAVFTNLIMNSIQAMDNSGDVVIRFIQTSGTVCIEVEDSGPGIPDGLLEKIFEPLFTTKSRGTGLGLPTVKSIIQQHEGTINVTSNPTTFSILLPK
- a CDS encoding DUF192 domain-containing protein, whose product is MATRAQVLIPIGIAAVIIGVIGMMSIPKDAKLEQTEFPRGLVKIDGVTLNVQIADTRPLQTRGLMFQEKLPYDQGMLFVFEDEGVRSMWMLNMQFALDVIWIDAEGNVVHIEKDAQPCKSALETMACTFTNGNEQHAKYVLEVTSGFVDKFNITENSKLEIISI
- a CDS encoding metal-dependent transcriptional regulator, which translates into the protein MEDYLEVIAELVELKGYATTLDVSRYMNVSAPSVTKMLQRLDENGYLKYEKYRGINLTQKGSNLAEAIRQKHGILLEFFEILGIEHETANQDAEGIEHHLNPKTIKQLRKFITYLKSNQKILDGFKNP